In Aliarcobacter faecis, a genomic segment contains:
- a CDS encoding fumarate reductase cytochrome b subunit: MSDLIEGYLGKTTEGKKSRLPAKLDFIQSFTGGFLALFMWAHMMLVASILVSNDFMYYVTKLLEGSFIFEGGNPLLVSIAALVIFVIFIVHAALGMRKLPGNFRQYQVMKAHSKSMGHDDTKLWFTQAFTGFAMFFLGSVHLYVIMTHSGDIGPYESSDRVWSEYMWPLYILLLLAVEFHGTIGLYRLCVKWGWFDGENPKQTRKTLKKLKWALTVFFLVLGFASLAAYMKIGYENAQKGTVGQKYTPTAQIMKYELKTKTLGGIA; the protein is encoded by the coding sequence ATGAGTGACCTAATAGAGGGTTATTTAGGAAAAACAACAGAAGGGAAAAAGAGTAGACTTCCTGCAAAATTAGACTTTATTCAAAGTTTTACAGGTGGATTTCTAGCTCTATTTATGTGGGCACATATGATGCTTGTTGCATCAATTTTAGTGTCAAATGATTTTATGTACTATGTTACAAAACTTTTAGAGGGTAGCTTTATATTTGAGGGTGGAAATCCACTTTTAGTATCTATTGCTGCACTTGTTATTTTTGTTATTTTTATAGTTCATGCTGCACTAGGTATGAGAAAATTACCAGGTAATTTTAGACAGTACCAAGTAATGAAAGCTCATTCAAAAAGTATGGGTCATGATGATACAAAACTTTGGTTTACACAAGCATTTACTGGTTTTGCAATGTTCTTCTTAGGTTCAGTGCATTTATATGTAATTATGACTCATTCAGGTGATATTGGACCTTATGAGAGTTCAGATAGAGTTTGGTCTGAATATATGTGGCCACTTTATATTCTACTTTTATTAGCTGTTGAATTCCATGGAACTATTGGATTATATAGACTCTGTGTTAAGTGGGGTTGGTTTGATGGAGAGAACCCAAAACAAACAAGAAAAACTCTTAAAAAATTAAAATGGGCTTTAACTGTATTCTTCTTAGTTTTAGGATTTGCTTCACTTGCAGCTTATATGAAAATTGGTTACGAAAATGCTCAAAAAGGAACAGTTGGACAAAAATATACACCAACTGCACAAATTATGAAATATGAATTAAAAACTAAAACTCTTGGAGGAATCGCTTAA
- a CDS encoding NADH-quinone oxidoreductase subunit N, giving the protein MNQFILTLPTLTVLVGALVVMLLSMYEKISIKTHIVVTSLFLVLALIFSLVNINSSYSVQAYESFLHNVLTFDTFSNFFNAMLIFGTLLTILIGESYFRNRDYFKGEFFSLILFALFGMMILTQSNELITAFIALEIASFSVYIMVGFNQDNSKRIEALFKYLVLGAFVGAFFLLGLVLVYGSVVSTNFVDIKTFIDNASVNDLVLVYIGITLILFTFLFKIAAFPFQSWLLDVYQGAPMIVTAFMASTFKISIFAFFLRLILDIISPIFDFWDSLLTIVVIVTLVIGTWLALTQESVKRMLAASSIVHTGYILMAFVALTYENTQIANIDISYSIMFYLLAYMLAALGSFGLISQINSKSIIRVNFSDFNGLAKQRPFYALMLTIFLLSLAGIPGTIGFIGKLYVFTETIKAGYTLIAILAILATIVSIYYYFRLIAAMYFYSAKDECEIENFNEKSVSNYAVAFIAIATIIGGIGSAIIFFIPSISIDTITNLTNIAIQSLFLN; this is encoded by the coding sequence ATGAATCAATTTATCTTAACACTACCAACTCTTACAGTTCTAGTTGGAGCATTAGTAGTTATGCTTTTAAGTATGTATGAAAAAATTTCTATAAAAACTCATATTGTTGTAACATCACTATTTTTAGTTTTAGCTTTAATATTTTCATTAGTAAATATAAATAGTAGCTACTCTGTTCAAGCTTATGAAAGCTTTTTACACAATGTTTTAACATTTGATACTTTCTCAAACTTCTTTAATGCAATGCTTATTTTTGGAACTCTTTTAACTATTCTTATTGGAGAGAGCTATTTTAGAAATAGAGACTATTTTAAAGGTGAATTTTTTAGTTTAATTTTATTCGCTCTATTTGGAATGATGATTTTAACTCAGTCAAATGAACTAATAACTGCATTTATTGCTTTAGAAATTGCCTCTTTTTCAGTTTATATTATGGTTGGATTTAATCAAGACAATTCAAAAAGAATTGAAGCTTTATTTAAATATTTAGTTTTAGGTGCTTTTGTTGGAGCATTCTTCCTTTTAGGCTTAGTTTTAGTTTATGGAAGTGTAGTTTCTACAAACTTTGTAGATATAAAAACTTTTATTGATAATGCAAGTGTAAATGATTTAGTTTTAGTTTATATTGGTATAACTCTAATTTTATTTACATTCCTATTTAAAATTGCAGCTTTCCCATTCCAATCTTGGTTACTTGATGTTTATCAAGGAGCTCCAATGATTGTAACAGCATTTATGGCTTCAACGTTTAAAATCTCAATTTTTGCGTTTTTCCTTAGATTAATCCTTGATATAATTTCACCTATCTTTGATTTTTGGGATAGTTTATTAACAATTGTTGTTATAGTAACTTTAGTTATTGGAACTTGGCTTGCTCTTACTCAAGAGAGTGTAAAAAGAATGCTTGCTGCTTCATCAATAGTTCATACAGGTTATATTTTAATGGCTTTTGTTGCTTTAACTTATGAAAACACACAAATTGCAAATATAGATATCTCTTACTCTATAATGTTCTATTTACTAGCTTATATGCTAGCAGCTCTTGGTTCATTTGGGTTAATATCGCAAATAAACTCAAAATCTATTATTAGAGTAAATTTTAGTGATTTTAATGGTTTAGCAAAACAAAGACCATTTTATGCCCTAATGCTTACAATATTCTTACTATCTCTAGCTGGAATTCCAGGAACTATTGGTTTTATAGGAAAACTTTATGTATTTACTGAGACAATAAAAGCTGGTTATACATTAATAGCTATTTTAGCTATTTTAGCAACAATTGTTTCAATTTATTACTACTTTAGATTAATTGCAGCTATGTATTTTTACTCTGCAAAAGATGAGTGTGAAATAGAAAACTTTAATGAAAAAAGTGTATCAAATTATGCTGTAGCATTTATAGCAATTGCTACAATAATTGGTGGTATTGGAAGTGCAATTATTTTCTTTATTCCATCAATTAGTATTGATACAATTACAAATCTCACAAATATAGCTATTCAATCACTATTTTTAAACTGA
- the nuoK gene encoding NADH-quinone oxidoreductase subunit NuoK, with amino-acid sequence MISLTSYAFVSMMLFSIGAIGVIARKNIFVIYMSIEMMLNGINLFLVTFARYHFNIDPQIITIVVISIAAAEAAIFLSVIILLYRSKKSLDTDLFTSLAQGENK; translated from the coding sequence ATGATATCTCTTACTTCTTATGCCTTTGTTTCAATGATGCTTTTTTCTATTGGAGCAATTGGAGTAATTGCAAGAAAAAATATCTTTGTAATTTATATGTCAATTGAGATGATGTTAAATGGAATAAATCTGTTCTTAGTAACATTTGCAAGATACCATTTTAATATAGACCCACAAATTATTACAATTGTTGTAATATCTATTGCTGCTGCTGAAGCTGCTATATTTTTATCTGTAATTATTCTTTTATATAGATCTAAAAAATCTTTGGATACAGATCTATTTACATCTCTTGCACAAGGAGAGAATAAATGA
- a CDS encoding complex I subunit 4 family protein → MNQVILSFIIFLPAVVALGLMLTTKEIKTVRNISFVTTTVVLALALKLFMDYEPNSSMQFVVNIPWIESYGINYYLGLDGFSLTILMMIAILIPSSYLLLWEKENKSYFINMLLVQTGVTGALLALDIVLFYFFWELMLIPIFLMIGMYGSGDKVATTLKVTIYTMAGSLFMLLAIFYLGISYSNEFGFWSFAYNDLAKITTLDSSTKTWLFLAFLFAFAIKIPLFPVHTWIMATYKNAPTGAVFILSSIMAKLGIYAVIRFLIPIFPDEVQIYSNYLVFIGIFGMVYFGIAALTQEDIKRMFAYSSASHLSFIAAGVFSLTTYGLSGALYLIMAHAIATGALFLLVGNIQDQTGTKKIKDLGGIAKKAPILTFIFAIMLFSNVGLPGTSGFVSEFLIIFGVFEFNLYLGIISALSVIIGASYMLWMFQRAILQDRPEGSIELNIRDLKIKEILALTPWVVLIFIMGIFPDIFTNIYEPTVSSYLQDILQIGATK, encoded by the coding sequence ATGAATCAAGTAATACTTTCATTTATTATATTTTTACCAGCTGTTGTAGCATTAGGTTTAATGCTTACAACAAAAGAGATTAAAACTGTAAGAAATATCTCTTTTGTTACAACAACTGTTGTTTTAGCCTTAGCTTTAAAACTATTTATGGATTATGAACCAAACTCTTCTATGCAGTTTGTTGTAAATATCCCTTGGATAGAGAGCTATGGTATAAATTACTATTTAGGTCTTGATGGGTTTTCTTTAACAATTTTAATGATGATTGCAATTTTAATTCCATCTTCATATTTACTACTTTGGGAAAAAGAGAATAAATCATATTTTATTAATATGCTTTTAGTTCAAACTGGTGTTACTGGAGCTTTATTAGCTTTAGATATAGTATTATTTTACTTTTTCTGGGAACTTATGCTTATTCCAATATTCCTAATGATTGGAATGTATGGAAGCGGTGATAAAGTAGCAACTACTTTAAAAGTAACTATTTATACGATGGCTGGTTCACTATTTATGCTACTTGCAATATTCTATTTAGGAATATCTTATTCAAATGAGTTTGGTTTTTGGTCTTTTGCTTATAATGATTTAGCAAAAATTACAACTCTTGATTCTAGTACAAAAACTTGGTTGTTTTTAGCATTTTTATTTGCATTTGCAATAAAAATTCCTCTATTCCCTGTTCATACATGGATTATGGCAACATATAAAAATGCTCCAACAGGTGCTGTTTTCATTCTCTCATCAATTATGGCAAAACTAGGAATTTATGCAGTAATTAGATTTTTAATCCCTATTTTCCCAGATGAAGTTCAAATCTACTCAAACTATTTAGTATTTATAGGTATTTTTGGAATGGTATATTTTGGTATTGCAGCTTTAACACAAGAAGATATAAAAAGAATGTTTGCATACTCTTCAGCTTCACACTTAAGCTTTATAGCAGCTGGTGTATTTTCACTTACAACTTATGGTTTAAGTGGTGCTTTATATCTAATTATGGCTCATGCAATAGCAACAGGTGCTCTATTTTTACTTGTAGGAAATATACAAGACCAAACTGGAACTAAAAAAATTAAAGATTTAGGTGGAATTGCTAAAAAAGCACCTATTCTTACATTTATTTTCGCCATTATGTTATTTTCAAATGTGGGACTTCCTGGAACTAGTGGATTTGTATCAGAGTTTTTGATTATTTTTGGTGTATTTGAGTTTAATCTATATTTAGGAATTATCTCTGCTTTATCAGTTATTATTGGAGCTTCTTATATGCTTTGGATGTTTCAAAGAGCAATACTACAAGATAGACCAGAAGGTTCAATTGAACTTAATATCAGAGATTTAAAAATAAAAGAGATTTTAGCTTTAACTCCTTGGGTAGTTTTAATCTTTATTATGGGGATTTTCCCAGATATTTTCACAAATATCTATGAGCCAACAGTAAGCTCATATTTACAAGATATTTTACAAATTGGAGCAACAAAATGA
- a CDS encoding fumarate reductase iron-sulfur subunit gives MSTQKGREITISVLKYNPRSKVSKPHFVEYKLEETPGMTLFIALSQIREHYDPDLSFDFVCRAGICGSCGMMVNGKPTLACRTLIANYPSGKLQLMPMPAFELIKDLSVNTGKWMDSMSKRVESWIHSNEEVDISKMEQRVDPKVANDTFELDRCIECGICVASCGTMLMRPKFVGPVGLNRVARFDIDPHDNRTAEDFYELIGDDDGVFGCMSLMACEDHCPKHLPLQNKIAYLRRKLVALR, from the coding sequence ATGAGTACGCAAAAAGGTAGAGAAATTACAATTTCAGTTCTTAAATATAATCCAAGAAGTAAGGTTTCAAAACCTCACTTTGTAGAGTATAAGCTAGAAGAGACACCAGGTATGACTCTTTTTATCGCTTTATCTCAAATTAGAGAACACTATGATCCTGATTTATCTTTTGACTTTGTATGTAGAGCTGGAATTTGTGGAAGTTGTGGAATGATGGTAAATGGTAAACCAACTCTTGCTTGTAGAACATTAATTGCAAATTATCCTTCAGGAAAACTTCAATTAATGCCAATGCCAGCATTTGAACTAATCAAAGATTTATCAGTAAATACTGGTAAATGGATGGATAGTATGAGTAAAAGAGTTGAATCTTGGATTCATTCAAACGAAGAGGTTGATATCTCTAAAATGGAACAAAGAGTTGATCCAAAAGTTGCAAATGACACATTTGAGTTAGATAGATGTATTGAGTGTGGTATTTGTGTTGCTTCTTGTGGAACAATGTTAATGAGACCAAAATTCGTAGGACCAGTTGGATTAAATAGAGTTGCAAGATTTGATATTGACCCACATGATAATAGAACAGCTGAAGATTTCTATGAATTAATTGGTGATGATGATGGAGTATTTGGTTGTATGTCATTAATGGCTTGTGAAGACCATTGTCCAAAACATTTACCATTACAAAATAAAATTGCTTACTTAAGAAGAAAATTAGTAGCACTTAGATAA
- a CDS encoding fumarate reductase flavoprotein subunit has product MKINYCDALVIGGGLAGLRAAVAAQKKGLSTIVLSLVPVKRSHSAAAQGGMQASLGNSKMSDGDNEDLHFADTVKGSDWGCDQEVARMFVHTAPKAIRELAAWGVPWSRVEAGTREAVINAKKTTITEDEDRHGLITSRDFGGTKKWRTCYTADATGHTMLFGVANEALKHDVDIRDRKEALSLIHENGRCYGAVVRDLITGELEAYVAKGTCIATGGYGRIFKQTTNAVICEGTGAAIALETGIATLGNMEAVQFHPTPIVPSGILLTEGCRGDGGILRDVDGHRFMPDYEPEKKELASRDVVSRRMIEHIRNGKGVPSPYGYHVWLDISILGREHIEKNLRDVQEICQIFNGIDPADEGPKGWAPVLPMQHYSMGGIRTKPTGESQKLAGLFACGEAACWDMHGFNRLGGNSVSETVVAGMIIGNYFADYCLANDVTIPTATVQKFIDEQEAYLDEILSYNGSEDIFKIKNRMKELMDEKVGIFRSGEPLKEAVEELKSLLQKTKQITIKSKEKSGNPELEEAYRVPKMLKVALCVAKGARDRTESRGAHYREDFLMRDDKNWLNRTLTSWPSKDALEPEITYEPLDIMTMEMPPAFRGYGAKGMIIEHDDSAIRQEQVDSITEKMQAEGKDRHEIQHALMPFSLPMNYKEKNERAGDK; this is encoded by the coding sequence ATGAAAATTAATTACTGTGATGCGTTAGTTATTGGTGGAGGACTTGCAGGTCTTAGAGCTGCTGTTGCTGCACAAAAAAAAGGATTAAGTACAATAGTTTTATCATTAGTTCCAGTAAAAAGATCTCATAGTGCTGCAGCTCAAGGTGGAATGCAAGCATCTTTAGGGAACTCTAAAATGTCTGATGGAGACAATGAAGATTTACACTTTGCAGATACTGTAAAAGGTTCAGATTGGGGATGTGATCAAGAAGTTGCTAGAATGTTTGTTCATACTGCACCAAAAGCAATTAGAGAATTAGCAGCTTGGGGTGTACCTTGGTCAAGAGTTGAAGCAGGTACTAGAGAAGCTGTTATTAATGCTAAAAAAACAACTATTACTGAAGATGAAGATAGACATGGTCTTATTACATCAAGAGACTTTGGTGGAACTAAAAAATGGAGAACTTGTTACACAGCAGATGCAACAGGTCATACAATGTTATTTGGTGTTGCAAATGAGGCTCTAAAACATGATGTTGATATTAGAGATAGAAAAGAGGCTTTAAGTCTAATTCATGAAAATGGTAGATGTTATGGAGCAGTTGTTAGAGATTTAATTACAGGAGAACTTGAAGCTTATGTAGCAAAAGGAACATGTATTGCAACTGGTGGTTATGGAAGAATCTTCAAACAAACTACAAATGCTGTTATTTGTGAAGGAACAGGTGCAGCTATTGCTTTAGAAACTGGAATTGCAACTTTAGGAAATATGGAAGCTGTTCAATTTCACCCAACACCAATCGTTCCATCAGGAATTCTATTAACTGAAGGTTGTAGAGGTGATGGTGGTATCCTAAGAGATGTTGATGGACATAGATTTATGCCAGATTACGAGCCAGAGAAAAAAGAGCTTGCATCAAGAGACGTTGTTTCAAGAAGAATGATTGAGCATATTAGAAATGGTAAAGGTGTTCCTTCACCTTATGGATACCATGTATGGTTAGATATCTCTATTTTAGGTAGAGAGCATATTGAGAAAAACTTAAGAGATGTTCAAGAAATTTGTCAAATTTTCAACGGTATTGATCCAGCTGATGAAGGTCCAAAAGGTTGGGCTCCTGTTTTACCAATGCAACACTACTCTATGGGTGGAATTAGAACTAAACCAACAGGTGAATCACAAAAATTAGCAGGTCTATTTGCTTGTGGAGAAGCTGCTTGTTGGGATATGCATGGATTTAATAGACTTGGAGGAAATTCAGTTTCTGAAACAGTTGTTGCAGGAATGATTATAGGTAACTATTTTGCTGATTATTGTTTAGCAAATGATGTAACAATTCCAACTGCTACAGTTCAAAAATTTATTGATGAACAAGAAGCTTATCTTGATGAGATTCTATCATACAATGGTTCTGAAGATATCTTCAAAATCAAAAATAGAATGAAAGAGTTAATGGATGAGAAAGTTGGTATTTTTAGAAGTGGAGAACCTTTAAAAGAAGCTGTTGAAGAGTTAAAATCACTTTTACAAAAAACTAAACAAATCACTATTAAATCAAAAGAGAAATCTGGAAATCCAGAACTTGAAGAAGCATATAGAGTACCTAAAATGTTAAAAGTTGCTTTATGTGTTGCTAAGGGTGCTAGAGATAGAACTGAATCAAGAGGGGCTCACTATAGAGAAGATTTCTTAATGAGAGATGATAAAAACTGGTTAAATAGAACTTTAACTTCTTGGCCATCAAAAGATGCACTAGAGCCAGAGATTACTTATGAACCACTTGATATTATGACTATGGAGATGCCTCCAGCATTTAGAGGATATGGGGCAAAAGGTATGATTATAGAGCATGATGATTCAGCAATTAGACAAGAACAAGTTGATAGCATAACTGAAAAAATGCAAGCTGAAGGTAAAGATAGACATGAAATTCAACACGCTTTAATGCCATTTAGCTTACCAATGAACTACAAAGAGAAAAATGAAAGAGCAGGAGATAAATAA
- the nuoL gene encoding NADH-quinone oxidoreductase subunit L produces the protein MSTNLLIWIILSPLIGAILNGALYFYNIKKRDIGELPFAIIGTLTPLISFLITLCLFLQMIEEKIVFKQHLFTWLSVSKLNIDMAFLGDNLAIFMSMFVTFVGWLIHIYAVGYMRGDAGFGKFFAYFNLFLASMLILVLADNPVILFIGWEGVGVCSYLLIKFYYGDKNNVLAANKAFIVNRVGDFGFLLGIATLFFALGQIDLSFSSIEANLTNTSNGWLILAGFLLFVGAMGKSAQIPLYTWLPDAMAGPTPISALIHAATMVTAGVYMVARFHFLYSGIEEIGTFIAYIGALSALLAAIIATRQTDIKKILAYSTMSQLGYMFIAVGLGFYSTGLFHVFTHAFFKAMLFMGAGGVILAIHHEQNIFNIAKHRANLPIISFTFLVGVIAISGIPPFSGFFSKDAILAVAFQEGHYLIYAIALFTAFLTAFYMFRLYFIVFVTPNHHKKEYVYTSKTITIPLLILAIGAIGAGFLNFPSIFGGSHLVDSFLGDLNSKSITLSHSTEYILMILSVVVAALGIFVAYKKYGNFDLSKPELEVGFIGRKLYVDELYDAIFVKGLKGFSKLFDKVIDDKIIDATIMKSSSGFLNIGKKVATIQNANVRFYAVFMLLGMTFAFIYLYISLGL, from the coding sequence ATGAGTACAAATTTACTAATTTGGATAATTTTATCTCCACTAATTGGAGCTATATTAAATGGTGCTTTATATTTTTATAATATTAAAAAAAGAGATATTGGAGAACTTCCTTTTGCTATTATAGGAACACTAACTCCTCTAATCTCTTTTTTAATAACTCTATGCCTATTTTTACAGATGATTGAAGAAAAAATAGTTTTCAAACAACATTTATTTACTTGGTTAAGTGTATCTAAGCTAAATATTGATATGGCATTTTTAGGTGATAATTTAGCAATATTTATGTCAATGTTTGTAACTTTTGTTGGTTGGCTAATTCATATTTATGCAGTTGGCTATATGAGAGGTGATGCAGGATTTGGTAAATTCTTTGCTTACTTTAACCTTTTCTTAGCTTCAATGCTTATTTTAGTTTTAGCTGATAATCCAGTAATTTTATTTATTGGATGGGAAGGTGTTGGAGTTTGTTCATACCTTTTAATTAAATTTTATTATGGAGATAAGAACAATGTTCTTGCAGCAAATAAAGCATTCATTGTAAATAGAGTTGGAGATTTTGGTTTTCTTTTAGGAATTGCAACACTATTTTTTGCTCTAGGACAAATTGATTTATCTTTTAGCTCTATTGAAGCAAATTTAACAAATACATCAAATGGTTGGCTAATTCTAGCTGGTTTCTTACTTTTTGTAGGAGCTATGGGAAAATCAGCACAAATTCCACTTTATACTTGGCTTCCTGATGCAATGGCTGGACCAACACCAATTTCAGCTTTAATTCATGCAGCAACAATGGTTACAGCAGGGGTTTATATGGTTGCAAGATTTCACTTTTTATATAGTGGAATTGAAGAAATTGGAACATTTATAGCTTATATTGGAGCTTTATCAGCTCTTTTAGCTGCTATTATAGCTACAAGACAAACAGATATTAAAAAAATCCTTGCTTACTCAACAATGAGCCAATTAGGATATATGTTTATAGCTGTTGGTTTAGGTTTTTATTCAACTGGATTATTCCATGTATTTACTCATGCTTTCTTTAAAGCAATGCTATTTATGGGAGCTGGAGGAGTTATTTTAGCAATTCATCATGAACAAAATATCTTTAATATAGCAAAACATAGAGCAAATCTTCCAATTATATCATTTACTTTTTTAGTTGGAGTTATTGCAATTTCAGGAATTCCTCCATTTTCAGGTTTTTTCTCTAAAGATGCTATTTTAGCAGTTGCATTTCAAGAAGGTCACTATCTAATCTATGCTATTGCACTATTCACTGCATTTTTAACAGCATTTTATATGTTTAGACTTTATTTTATAGTATTCGTTACACCAAATCATCATAAAAAAGAGTATGTATATACAAGTAAAACAATTACTATTCCTCTTCTAATCTTAGCTATTGGAGCAATTGGAGCAGGATTTTTAAATTTTCCATCTATTTTTGGTGGAAGCCATTTAGTTGATAGTTTTTTAGGAGATTTAAACTCAAAATCTATAACTCTATCACATAGTACAGAGTATATTTTAATGATTCTTTCAGTTGTTGTAGCTGCACTTGGAATATTTGTAGCATATAAAAAATATGGAAATTTTGATTTAAGTAAACCAGAACTTGAAGTTGGATTTATAGGAAGAAAACTTTATGTTGATGAACTATATGATGCAATTTTTGTAAAAGGTTTAAAAGGCTTTTCAAAACTATTTGACAAAGTTATCGATGATAAAATTATTGATGCAACAATTATGAAATCATCAAGTGGTTTTTTAAATATAGGTAAAAAAGTTGCAACTATTCAAAATGCAAATGTAAGATTTTATGCAGTATTTATGCTTTTAGGTATGACATTTGCCTTTATTTACCTATATATTTCATTAGGATTGTAA
- a CDS encoding NADH-quinone oxidoreductase subunit J family protein: MIANIIFLALAFFAITGAIAMIVYKNPMYSALGVLISMLSVAGMFALLNATFLFLIQIIVYAGAIMTLILFILMFLNINEEDLPNEPNKYRLIIIGAIIMLPLNILVLKAVSMLPAKDVSTLETTFGDLKPLGMTLYDNWIVAVELVSILLLIALIGSVVLAKKRKTKIIDKED, translated from the coding sequence TGCAATCACTGGTGCAATAGCTATGATTGTTTATAAAAATCCTATGTATAGTGCTTTAGGTGTTTTAATTTCAATGTTAAGTGTTGCTGGAATGTTTGCACTTTTAAATGCAACTTTTCTATTTTTAATTCAAATAATAGTTTATGCTGGTGCAATTATGACTCTTATTTTATTTATTTTAATGTTCTTAAATATAAATGAAGAAGATCTTCCAAATGAACCAAATAAATATAGATTAATAATTATTGGTGCAATTATTATGCTTCCACTAAATATTTTAGTTTTAAAAGCGGTTTCAATGCTTCCAGCAAAAGATGTATCAACTCTTGAGACAACATTTGGAGATTTAAAACCATTAGGTATGACTCTATATGATAACTGGATAGTTGCAGTTGAGTTAGTATCTATTCTTCTTTTAATAGCACTTATTGGTTCAGTTGTTCTTGCTAAAAAAAGAAAAACTAAAATTATAGATAAGGAGGACTAA